From the Musa acuminata AAA Group cultivar baxijiao chromosome BXJ1-2, Cavendish_Baxijiao_AAA, whole genome shotgun sequence genome, one window contains:
- the LOC135582697 gene encoding protein PHOSPHATE STARVATION RESPONSE 2-like translates to MYTWKEMETRSALPMGKLNMEQLGDARSSGVISSSLPVRPNTYGEKFPKIPDSQLVLMDREIRSNPLPSDYTPFVSDGGNVGPLFSSPSGLSSDLHFSSSLPHERHTNGTPFANQLLNAGVSLSSTYSSNTGIFQVPNNNLPKDPTAVTWCPDTVQGTGNSKINDSLIVVSNDLSKENEWWSDIMNVDWKDLLNDTTIAESQSKVVYPAAQSSPDISMHQLQSHRSVPCHAGEVCSITSPMSATTSTATKPRMRWTPELHELFIDAVNQLGGGEKATPKGVLNIMKVEGLTICHVKSHLQKYRTARYIPDSSEGMSEKRITQSEELPSLNLKTGIDFTEALRLQIEVQKRLHEQLEIQRSMQLRIEEQAKRLQVMIEKQRKSTMEKQHASSTPSEPTPHSTADIELPEAGNSSSSIQRTEDSRQVGNKWKMPELETSKKKGTDAITGCPSTSKHIRVSNGAA, encoded by the exons ATGTATACATGGAAAGAAATGGAAACACGATCAGCTCTGCCAATGGGGAAGCTTAACATGGAGCAACTCGGTGATGCTAGAAGCTCTGGAGTTATATCGTCATCTCTACCTGTTAGACCAAACACCTATGGAGAGAAGTTTCCTAAAATACCAGATTCCCAACTAGTTCTGATGGATAGGGAAATAAGAAGCAATCCGTTGCCTTCCGATTATACTCCTTTTGTCTCCGATGGTGGGAATGTTGGACCCTTGTTTTCATCACCTTCTGGACTTTCTTCAGATCTCCATTTTTCTTCAAGTCTCCCCCATGAGAGGCATACCAATGGTACTCCATTTGCTAATCAATTACTGAATGCTGGAGTTTCTTTGTCTTCAACCTATTCCTCAAATACCGGAATATTTCAAGTGCCAAATAATAATTTACCCAAAGATCCAACTGCAGTAACCTGGTGTCCAGATACAGTTCAGGGCACCGGGAACAGTAAAATCAACGACAGCTTGATTGTGGTTTCCAATGATCTCAGTAAGGAAAATGAATGGTGGAGTGATATCATGAATGTAGATTGGAAGGATCTTCTTAATGACACAACTATTGCTGAATCTCAATCAAAG GTTGTCTACCCAGCTGCTCAATCCTCTCCTGATATCTCAATGCACCAGCTGCAATCCCATCGATCTGTTCCATGTCATGCTGGTGAGGTTTGTTCTATCACTAGTCCAATGTCTGCTACCACTAGTACTGCAACCAAGCCACGCATGAGGTGGACTCCAGAGCTTCATGAACTATTCATAGATGCCGTCAACCAGCTTGGTGGTGGTGAAA AAGCTACTCCTAAAGGTGTATTGAATATCATGAAAGTGGAAGGATTGACAATATGCCATGTGAAAAGTCATCTACAG AAATACAGAACAGCTCGTTATATACCGGACTCGTCAGAAG GAATGTCAGAAAAGAGGATCACTCAGAGTGAGGAATTACCTTCATTAAATCTGAAGAC AGGCATTGATTTCACTGAGGCATTGAGACTCCAGATAGAAGTTCAGAAACGCCTACATGAACAACTTGAG ATTCAGAGAAGCatgcaactgagaattgaggagcAAGCGAAACGCCTGCAAGTAATGATCGAGAAGCAACGTAAGTCAACCATGGAAAAGCAGCATGCTTCTTCCACTCCATCAGAACCAACTCCTCATTCTACTGCTGACATCGAGCTCCCAGAAGCAGGAAATAGCTCCAGTAGTATACAAAGAACAGAGGACTCTAGGCAAGTGGGTAACAAGTGGAAGATGCCTGAACTCGAGACTTCCAAAAAGAAGGGAACAGATGCCATCACCGGTTGCCCTTCAACATCCAAGCACATAAGAGTGAGCAATGGGGCCGCATGA